The following proteins come from a genomic window of Acomys russatus chromosome 17, mAcoRus1.1, whole genome shotgun sequence:
- the Rhebl1 gene encoding GTPase RhebL1 isoform X1 has translation MPLVRYRKVAILGYRSVGFLCLSLAVLELIYRPGCWPGTHRNPPACLPILSAGIKAYSKTVTLGKDEFHLHLVDTAGQDEYSILPYSFIIGVHGYVLVYSVTSLRSFQIIKSLYQKLHEGHGETRLPVVLVGNKADLSPHREVQAWEGKKLAESWGATFMESSARENQLTQDIFIKVIQEIARVESSYEQDRRCHLM, from the exons ATGCCGCTGGTGCGATATAGGAAGGTGGCCATCCTCGGGTACCGCTCCGTAG ggtttctctgtttatccttggctgtcctggagctgatctataggccaggctgctggcctggaactcacaggaatccacctgcctgccttcccatcctgagcgctgggattaaag cttACAGCAAGACAGTGACTCTTGGCAAAGATGAGTTTCACCTACATCTAGTGGACACAGCAGGACAG GATGAGTACAGCATCCTGCCCTATTCCTTCATCATTGGGGTTCACGGTTATGTGCTGGTGTATTCTGTCACTTCTCTGCGCAG CTTCCAAATCATTAAGAGCCTGTACCAAAAGCTCCATGAAGGTCATGGTGAAACTCG GCTGCCGGTGGTGCTTGTGGGGAACAAGGCAGATCTCTCTCCACACAG AGAGGTACAGGCATGGGAAGGGAAGAAGCTGGCAGAGTCCTGGGGTGCGACGTTTATGGAGTCATCTGCTCGAGAGAATCAG CTAACTCAAGACATCTTCATCAAAGTCATCCAGGAGATTGCCCGTGTGGAGAGTTCTTATGAGCAAGACCGCCGGTGCCATCTTATGTGA
- the Rhebl1 gene encoding GTPase RhebL1 isoform X2 produces the protein MPLVRYRKVAILGYRSVGKTSLAHQFVEGEFLEGYDPTVENTYSKTVTLGKDEFHLHLVDTAGQDEYSILPYSFIIGVHGYVLVYSVTSLRSFQIIKSLYQKLHEGHGETRLPVVLVGNKADLSPHREVQAWEGKKLAESWGATFMESSARENQLTQDIFIKVIQEIARVESSYEQDRRCHLM, from the exons ATGCCGCTGGTGCGATATAGGAAGGTGGCCATCCTCGGGTACCGCTCCGTAG GGAAGACATCTTTGGCACATCAATTTGTGGAAGGCGAGTTCCTGGAAGGCTACGATCCTACAGTGGAGAACA cttACAGCAAGACAGTGACTCTTGGCAAAGATGAGTTTCACCTACATCTAGTGGACACAGCAGGACAG GATGAGTACAGCATCCTGCCCTATTCCTTCATCATTGGGGTTCACGGTTATGTGCTGGTGTATTCTGTCACTTCTCTGCGCAG CTTCCAAATCATTAAGAGCCTGTACCAAAAGCTCCATGAAGGTCATGGTGAAACTCG GCTGCCGGTGGTGCTTGTGGGGAACAAGGCAGATCTCTCTCCACACAG AGAGGTACAGGCATGGGAAGGGAAGAAGCTGGCAGAGTCCTGGGGTGCGACGTTTATGGAGTCATCTGCTCGAGAGAATCAG CTAACTCAAGACATCTTCATCAAAGTCATCCAGGAGATTGCCCGTGTGGAGAGTTCTTATGAGCAAGACCGCCGGTGCCATCTTATGTGA